The proteins below are encoded in one region of Campylobacter helveticus:
- the dnaA gene encoding chromosomal replication initiator protein DnaA: MDASEILDAFKKKLREEEYKNYISLLKFNEKQSKADILVFNAPNEFLAKFIQTKYAEGIALTYETMSGNKAKILIQSQTHKSKNSTKIDIAQIKMQSTILNPSFTFDSFVVGGSNEYAYATCKAVSQKDKLGKLYNPIFIYGPTGLGKTHLLQAVGNVCLEMGKRVIYATSENFINDFNSHIINKTMDKFQEKYQNCDVLLIDDVQFLGKTDKIQEKFFFIFNEIRDKSGQIIMTSDNPPNMLKGITDRLKSRFANGIIADITPPQLETKIAIIRKKCEFNEVNLNNEIISYLATAMGDNIREIEGMITNLNAYSRLINQEISLEFAKEMMKDHIKEKKENITIEDILSIVSKEFNLKTNDIKSTKRSQNIVLARRIIIFLARELTSLSMPQLAVYFEMKDHTAISHNIKKINELIKEDQHLKSKIEELKNKILTKSQS, from the coding sequence ATGGACGCAAGTGAAATTCTAGATGCCTTTAAAAAAAAATTAAGAGAAGAAGAGTATAAAAATTACATCTCTCTTTTAAAATTTAACGAAAAACAAAGCAAAGCAGATATATTAGTTTTCAATGCTCCAAACGAATTCCTAGCCAAATTTATCCAAACAAAATATGCCGAAGGAATTGCCCTTACTTACGAAACTATGAGCGGCAACAAAGCTAAAATTTTAATCCAAAGTCAAACGCATAAAAGCAAAAATTCCACCAAAATAGACATCGCTCAAATTAAAATGCAAAGCACGATTTTAAACCCCTCTTTTACCTTTGATAGCTTTGTCGTAGGTGGCTCTAATGAATATGCTTATGCCACTTGTAAGGCTGTTAGCCAAAAAGATAAACTTGGAAAGCTTTATAATCCCATCTTCATCTATGGTCCCACAGGACTTGGTAAAACGCACTTACTTCAAGCTGTAGGAAATGTGTGCCTAGAAATGGGAAAAAGAGTTATTTATGCGACAAGTGAAAATTTTATTAACGATTTTAATTCTCACATTATCAACAAAACAATGGATAAATTTCAAGAAAAATATCAAAACTGCGATGTTTTACTCATAGATGATGTGCAGTTTTTAGGTAAAACGGACAAAATACAAGAAAAATTTTTCTTCATTTTTAATGAAATTCGCGATAAATCAGGACAAATCATAATGACTTCTGATAACCCTCCTAATATGCTAAAAGGCATTACAGACAGGCTAAAATCGCGTTTTGCTAATGGCATTATTGCTGATATTACCCCGCCTCAGCTTGAAACTAAAATCGCCATTATCCGTAAAAAATGTGAATTTAACGAAGTCAATTTAAATAATGAAATCATCAGCTATCTCGCCACAGCTATGGGGGATAATATCCGTGAAATAGAGGGTATGATAACAAATTTAAATGCTTATTCTAGACTTATCAATCAAGAAATAAGCCTAGAATTCGCCAAAGAAATGATGAAAGACCACATTAAAGAAAAAAAAGAAAATATCACCATAGAAGACATTTTAAGCATTGTTAGCAAAGAATTCAACCTCAAAACAAACGATATAAAATCAACAAAAAGGTCGCAAAATATCGTTCTTGCAAGACGCATTATAATATTTTTAGCAAGAGAACTTACAAGTCTCTCTATGCCGCAACTTGCAGTTTATTTTGAGATGAAAGACCACACAGCCATTTCACATAATATTAAAAAAATCAACGAACTCATCAAAGAAGATCAACATTTAAAAAGCAAAATCGAAGAACTAAAGAATAAAATTTTAACCAAAAGTCAAAGTTAA